AGTCGGTTTGTTCCATCAGTTCGTCGAAGGTCTCGTAATATTTATCGCGAAGCACATAACAGGGGCCTTGCCACCCTTTCACCGTCATGTTGGGGCTGGCGAACGGCGAACAGGCCAAGTCGCGCTTGCCCTGCAAAAAGTCAGTATAGATCGGCGAATTGTTGAATTTATATTTGCTGACGCGCTTGTTGTCGGAGAAGATTTTTTGGAACACTTCTTCCATCTGCTGACGACGCAAGCCCGCTTTGCCTTTGTCGCCTTCTTGCGGATACGCGCCGGAGATCAGCATACCGTCGACGCCCTTTTGATGCAGATACTGCATCATATCGACAATCTCGTCAGCGTTGGTTCCATTAAAGACGGTGGTGTTGGTCGAAACGCGATAGCCGCGCACTTTGGCTTCGTCGATGATTTCCGCCACTTTTTTAAAGACGCCGGGTTGATCGACCGCCCAGTCGTGGGTTTCTTCGAGACCGTCGAGGTGAATGCTGAGCGAGAGCCGGTCATGGGGCGGGATGCGGTCCCAGTATTTGTCCATGAACATGGCGTTGGTGCAAAGGTAGATATACTTCTTGCGCTTGATGAGCTCTTGAATGAGTTCATCGACCTTTTTGTACACCAGCGGTTCGCCGCCGCACACCGAG
The sequence above is a segment of the Candidatus Hinthialibacter antarcticus genome. Coding sequences within it:
- the hpnH gene encoding adenosyl-hopene transferase HpnH translates to MRFPLVLYTTVVKYLIQQRMKGRKRFPLVTMLEPTLRCNLDCVGCGRIEEYHREKPKDLTVEECLNAVDECGAPIVSVCGGEPLVYKKVDELIQELIKRKKYIYLCTNAMFMDKYWDRIPPHDRLSLSIHLDGLEETHDWAVDQPGVFKKVAEIIDEAKVRGYRVSTNTTVFNGTNADEIVDMMQYLHQKGVDGMLISGAYPQEGDKGKAGLRRQQMEEVFQKIFSDNKRVSKYKFNNSPIYTDFLQGKRDLACSPFASPNMTVKGWQGPCYVLRDKYYETFDELMEQTDWDSLGPGKDPRCTDCKMHSGFEPTITIGEGVTFKDQMRVVAWSMFG